Sequence from the Ailuropoda melanoleuca isolate Jingjing chromosome 10, ASM200744v2, whole genome shotgun sequence genome:
AGGTGGCTGAGTCAAAGCCCCTTGTTGTTCAAGCAGATGTCATGCAGAGGGAGCTAGAGAGCTGCCTAAGAAGAGAGTACACTCCTGAAAATTTACCTTTGCTTCTGTTGCAGGTAAGTCATGTTGCAACCTGAAAAACAGATCTGTAAATTAATAGAAATGTATGATGAAGTTGGCTTTCTGGTATATCCTCTGGCTAGGGTAGGATTTTCTCTACCTGTGTAGTTTGCAGAACTTGATTAGGGTAAATTCTGTTCTTTGTTAGAGACCCATGCCATAGTTCAGTTCAGTTTAGTTATAGTCGCTCAACAATTGACTTTCTATCAATTACTCCCTGCACTGGTATTATGAGGCAAGACAATACTAAGAAAGTCTCAGTCCTCAAAAAGCTGTTGGCTTAGCTTGGGAAGATATTTATggaaatatcttttaataaagTAACTCAAAATGTGGTAGAAAATGTTCTCTATAAGGATTATTATTGTAGCattataataaaagtgaaaaaatcaaAAATGCCTACATATCTAGCACTAGGAGAAAGAGTTAagaaaaacagtatgatactTGGTAGAATGTTGTTCTACCAATAAACATTTTTAGTGTAagaaattattatgtttttatgtaaTATTAGTGAACAAAAACTAACATGTCTGTGTGTGATAATAATGGTCacataatatatagaaaaaccaCTTGATAGACATCGATCAAAATGTTAGCAATCACTATCTTTGAATGGCAGAACaacaaatttcctcttttttatatattttctgaatttcttataATAACCATgtagtgttttgatttttaaaattctttgttcttttgtgttaTGAGTTATATCATTATGCATACAAATTAGTTCATTAGCAACTAGTTAgcaatgactgaataaatgaatcacaaagaaataaaaggtgttgAGATTCTATTTACAAATTAAAGTTTTGTCATTATCTTCATCCaagattctctttccctatcATTCTGGCACTCtacattcttttgtgtatatGGGTGATTCTCagtggagagaaggagagggtggAGATGGTGGACATTTGGcaaagtctggagacattttgggttgtcaacaatttggggaggggagtggattGCTACTGGCATATAGGGggaagaggccagggatgctgctaacaTCCAActatgcacaggacagcccccactaCAAAGAATTGTCCAGTCCCagatgtcagtagtgctgagttTGAGATCTCTCTGCAGATTTCTGGAGCCCTTTCTCTGCATACCATCCCCCTTTCCAGTCCTCTGCCCTGCAAACTCCAGCCAGCTCAGCCTCTtaagcttcattttctttctccttaactCAGAGAGACCATCAtgctctgcttgagattccctttctTACTCCCTGGTTCAAAAACTGCCTATTCCAGGAAGAAAACCAAGGTGGTTGTAGGGCTCATTTCATTTGTTACCTTTCTCTCAAGGACCACAGTCTGTACTGTGTGTTGTCTCATGTCAGAAAATAGTTGTCTTGTTTATTTTGTCCTATTTCCTAGTTGTTTATGATGGGAGGATGAGCCTGGTCCTATTTATTTCACCATAgccattattatatttattatcaaaaataaaacatttaaaaatggtcagtttatttatttttaaatccaaataaaatttctggTCTGAGATTAAAAGCTATAATCTTACCTAAAATGTGCTTTGTATTTTTTAGATTCATAACttcagtttttaagaaattttgaaCTTAGCCTTAGACAATTGTGCAGGCTTTTATATCACTGCTAAAATTGTTCACTAATTAATAAATGAAACCACGATCTGTTAGACTGGCAGCAAATCATATAGATTTAGAAACACAtacttgctttatttaaaatttaatggtATCTTGAGCCAGGTTTCTTAATTTTATGATCTTCATgtagaaaaatctatttttctgaaacaaCCAGAGACTGATTTTCCTATTGTTAATGCCCTTAAGTCTAATTCAGCCTTTCTACTATAATTGTATTCTAAgtgttaatttttattgttgtttctgtTAAAGCATTATACAGAGAGAATTACCCAGCTGGCCCAGAGTAAATATTTACACATGCTTAGATGGAAGAGGTTTTGCCAGCACAGTAAGATTATGGAGCAACTTTATCCTCTTTACAAGGTAGGAAGCCTAGGAACAGAACCTTTGGGCTCTTTTTTATAATGAAACAAAATGGTCAATAAGCTTGTCAATACATAGTATTAAGTATAGTTGTCATACCTGTACATTAAATCTCTAGACTTATTCATCCTACATAACTgcaaatttgtatcttttgaccaatATTTCCCCATCCTgtagcccctggtaaccactgttttactctctgcttctatgagtttagcatttttttaatttgtcatgtaatcatacagtatttgtctttctctgtctcgcttatttcacttagcataatgtcctccaggtccaTTCCTAATGTCACAAGTgttaggatttccttctttctcataactgaacaatattccatatatatatgtatacacacacacacacacacaccacgtcttcttaatccattcatccataaatggactcttaggttgtttccatatcttggctattgggaataatgTTGCAGTGGACATGGGAATACAGATGTCTCTTTGAGatgctgattttgttttcttcagatatgtacccagaagtgggattgctagattgaatggtattcctatttttaattctttgaggcatctccatgctgttttccataatggctgtaccagtttacattcttaCGAACCATGActcttgtctgtttttttaagtcaCGGCTAGAGATGGGAAAGGAACTAATGGATGCACCTATTTGCCTCCTCTGCCTGTGGCAGAAGATAATGCAtctgtttttaaagatgagattTGAAGGAACATTTGTAtgatagaaaatgcatttttcttcatGGATTTGGCTTCCTCTGCTATAGATAAAAAGCTAAGAAACCGTCTTCAGTTCCCAAACATCTGTATGCACTGACTCTTTGCTGAAGTCTCTCCTAAGAATGGGACTGCTGCCATCGTCAGTCAAATTCAGAATGTGAAAGAACTTTGATATTCCAGGAGCCTCTTCTTTGGCCCCCAAACAGCATTAGCCTATGCTTGGAAGCAAATGACACAAGAGAGTAAGGCTTGCAAATAACCATGTTCTATCTCTGCATTACTCTTAAACAGAAACAAGTTGCCTACATTATGGAGGAGTACAATGATGCCCTTCAGAGAGCTGAAAGATTGTCTGTTGCGCGGGAAAACTTCCTTATGGGAAAAAACAATCCTTCTAACTTAGTGACACAGGAAGACCTGACTATTTACACAAAGTGGTTTGTGTGTCACCTACACTCACTCAGGACTATTCACCACTACCTACAGGTGTGTGAAACATAGTTATGTGATGGTGTGGTGTCCTCCCATGCTGCTCAGCATTGTTTTTTCACACTTGTTACCTACTTTTGGattgtcactgtttctgtattCTACTTACTCTACAAATGACAAGAAAGTAATGAGCCACtagcttttttctttgaaagcttTGAACacgttttcttttgaaatcttgcTGTAATGAAACCACTCCATTAATTTAGTTTTCTCAAAGATGTCTCTgttgtattatttcatatttactcTACAAGTTGTTTTCATCAGCTTGTTCAGAATTTATGATGTCCAATTTAGATCCACTTTTTTATTCAGCAATATCAAATGAGGGTCTAATATATGGCAGGTACAGGGCCATGAAGGAAAAGGATGATCTTTGCTGAAAAGTAACTGGGTCCCGGGCTGGTAGGAAAATGGGCAAGCAAATAGTCAACTGAAATGCAGTGTGGTAAgaaagaatagaatgagtataAGCACGGACTAAAGAGAGTCACAGAGGAGAGGCCCTAACCCAGGCCAGAGGCATCAGAAATGAGTGATGtgatcatattttcattttagaaggaTAATTATTTTGCCACCTAAATCTTTTCCTACTCCTCTATGGCTTATCTCAGTGATACCACCATCCACGAAGTTACCCAAACCAGAAACCTGGCCATCATCCTAAGTTCAGCTCTTCCCCAGTCACTATGGTGTCTACCTCTGAATCCTCTTTCACCAGTCACGTGGTATAATAACACACTGCTCATAAGCCTCCGTTCCCCACTAAACTGTAAACTCTTTGAGGTTGGTCCACAGCTTAATTCTTCTTGGTATCCCTAGCACCTCACACAGTGTCTTGTCTGTTATGGATGCTTGATCAATGTAGACCCACTTGGAGATTAAGGTTGCTTAGCACTGATGACTGCAACAGGTCTCTCATATCTAGATTTAGCACCCCATGTTTGAGCAGGTTGCTAAGGCCCAACTATCAGGTTACTAAGGCTTCTTTATCAAAGCAAAGGGCGGCTCCTGAACCTAAGTCTGGAAGCTTCTGTGATAGTTGAGTTGACATTTGGCCTCTTGGTGGCGCTTTTCTGTAGTCCCTCCAGTATTTGCCCATCTCCAAAGTGCTGAGTATAGCTGTCAATGAAGTTGCTGAGGCTGGTCAGGAGAACGAAAAGATCTGCGTTGATGACATCAACCCTAACATTCAGAGATCTTCATCTCCAGACCCTGGGGATACCAGCATTTCAGGTAAGAAATTAGTCTTCTTTCCCTTAGGGTAACATGGAGAAAGAGATTGTGACTTTGCACATGTGGTCACTGGATCTTGCTTGAAAATTTTCTATATACCAAATAGTTATATCTTCTCAATAAAcaagtatttaatatattctgaTGAAAAAATATGCACTTTTCTTAGccattattatctccatcttTATAACTGgcaaatagagaagaaaataagcaatgaATGAAGTTAGGAGTACTGGGTTCTAGATGTGTTTCTGTCATGGCCTCACTATGAGCCTGCATGTTTAGGTCATTTCATGTTATTGGGCATCAATTTATTCATCTCCAAAATAAACCTTTCAGATTAAGTGATATCTAAGACCTCTTTTAGTTTGactattacatattttaaaaataatttccttatctgAGTCAATTTAATGGTCTTCCTGCCTTTATCTTGTATTATAGATGACTAAGAAACCTAATTAGGTTTCTACTCTGAGTGACATATTTGCTTAGGATATGTACAGAGTGACACAGAAGCACCTGAAGAGACAGCCAACCTAATTGTGGGGAATCAGAGAAGGCATCTTAAAGGAAGGGAGTCCAAACTGGGTCCTTAGAAATGAACAGAAGTGAGCCAGGCAAAAGGAGATAAAGGCTCTCACCTTCTCCTAATTTATTGTTTAATGTATAAATCATGCTCTTAGTTTACCACAAAGGACTATAAGTAGTTCTCCTCCCACTAAGtcattttccaaagtgtctgttgGGTTTTTCCTAAAGGCCCTGTGAAGGTGAGCGGTCTTTGCTCCATCCCCAGAAAGCCAGCATCAAGAGTTTGCCAGATAGGTGTGGCCCAGTGTAGTGCAGTGTGTAAATTACAGCAGAGAAGTTTGGACAAAGCAGAATGGCTCTCCCTGTCAGCAGAGGAGATCCTGCTTCCATTTATCTCAAAGGAcacttcattttctctccctgaCTAGTGTTTATTTGTCTTCAtgctcttgattttggattttttttaggaCTGACAAGAACAGAAGCTGCTTTTTTCCTGCCCCAACACATGACCGAAAGAGAAGAACTGACACCTCAGCTGGGGCTCCTGCTCTCCCATTTCAATATCCCCTATGACGTGGAAGAGCTGAGGGATGCTGCTCAGGAAATGGAACTTTTTAACTTGGTACTTAATGGACTCTTTCTTAATACAAAGATAGGAGTTCATGAAAGAAAACACTACTATTTGCCACAAAGTTGGATATCTCTCCTACCACAACTGTTTCTAGAGtgataaaatataatagtaatcGGTGAGATTTAGATTGGCAGTTGAACCTCCCCTCTGTTAAGAGtactgggtattaaggagggcatgtatcgcatggtgcactgggtgttatacgcaagtaacgaatcatggaactctacatcaaaaactagggatgtactgtatggtgactaacataacataataaaaaattataataaaaaaataaaaattaaaaagtgcattaaaaaaagagTACTGGGACCCTTGAGTATACAACCCAGAGGGATTgcaggattgatttttttttttttttgcagaatttaaagaaaaaagtaggtTAGAGTCCATAGTAGGTGATGTAAATGTAGCCAAGATTTGACAGATTTGCCTAATGGAGTTGTCTAGAGGCTCGAGCCCTTTGATTCTCACAATGTGTTGTAATAGCTCTCCTGTTGGCaaaatgctttatatattcaATAGAGTTTATATTgcatagtaatttttaaagtcatgCAATCTGCTCTGCTATAACACAGTGTTGCACTTCCTTTAAAAAAGCCTCATATTAACAAAAGCCATGTTaaaacttatttcaaaatagGATTATGTATAAACAGCTTCAAGTTTATAATATAAAGTTTTCAGCTAGAGTATCCACAATAGAGATATTTCTCTAGCTCTGGGTGTATAATATTTGCAAGTATATATATTTGCTAGGTAAAAGTAATAAACTGATTGATCCAAACAGGCAAAAATCAAATCTGAATGTTTTTGAATGCACTTTGTGTAAGAAGGAACCACTGTCTTCTCTATCACCACTTGACTTGACATTcagatttcacttctatgtgtgTTTGTTCTGCATTATTTTAGTAAGATTATTCCTGTATATCACACAGGCTCTTTACGCTCCCTGAAACCAGTGGTATCGCATTTCCTCTGGTTTCTTTGAAGGCGATGATGTTTTAGctcttgcctttcttttcattatcaccagcagcaatgtctacagaagagcacttctctctctctcttttttttttaaagactttatttatttacttgagagagcaagcaagtgtgagcaggagggagagggagaaagaatctgaaaaagactctgagctgagtacagagcccaacagggggctcagtctcacaaccatgagatcatgacctgagctgaaaccaagagtcagatgctccaggcactgagccacccaggcaccccgacaacAGAGTGCTTCTGTGGGAGTATCCTTACCCTCCCTATCCCCAAGTATTATGTATTATGATAGATGAAAACTAGAATTGGAATACAATGGTGTTTTAAAAGagtcaaaataaatacaaataaattataacacaGTAGACTATCATCAATGATAACAAAAAAACATGAGGCCATTGAGAAAACTTATCCCCGAAGAATAGCTTTTTTCCTTTATACAGTGATAGTTTCCACTTCTAACTTTCTTATAACAGTATTATGTGCAATGCTTGTGCTCACAGGATAATCACactacaacaattttttttttttatgtgtaggAAGAGTTCTTATATTTGGGTACTGTTTACTCTAGTTCTCTAATTCCTTAGAGCAGGATAAGCAAAGTATAACCTGCAGTCcaccacagttttgttttgttttgtttttaaataaagttttatcgaATTCATCcatacccattcatttacatattaccTTTGACTGCTTTCACACCGCAActacagagttgagtagttgcaacagagatctATGTATGgtctgcaaagtctaaaatatttactgtttggcCCTTTAAGGAGAACTTTGCCACCCTAGCCCTAGACTAGCACTGTCTCACTGAACTTCCTGCACTGATGGATATGATCTGAATCTGCATGGTTTAATATGTCAACCATGcagctgttgagcacttgaaatgtgggtAGTGTAACTGAAGaactaagttttaaattttatttaattttaatgaattcacaTTTAAATGTTAAGCAGCCACATGTAGCTAGGGGCAACAGTATTGGATAGCATAGCCCACAAGGTCTCAGCATTAACTGGAAGAATCTTTAGCTCTGTGACTCATTAGACTTACTCTCTCATTCCAGAAACCTTTGTTAAGGCCGCTAGTATGTGCCAGCAGTGTGGTAGgatctgtgtgcgtgtgtgtccatgtatgtgtgtgtgtgtaataaaatatacataaggttgaccattttaaccattcatAAATGCAGAGTTTAGTGGAATTAATTACATCCACACTGTTGTGGATGCAACCAAGACCATGTGGTTGGTTCTGGAGGTTCATAGTCTGCGCCCTCAAGAAGTTCAGCAGGTAGTGAGGAAATCATGATGTAGTATGGCTAGTGCAATGAGGAAGGTATTACCACAGGCTCAGTAAGTCTGGGCCCACTCTGGAGAAGGGGGGGAGAAGTGTCCTACATTTTGGCAGGAGGAATTATGTCACAGAAAGCACTAGTAGCCTCAGTCTGAAAATGAGAGGTGAAGGAATTGGCTGAGGTACCTTAAAGAGTTTTAACGGGTCCCAGCATCTAGAACCTTCTCTCTGGCAACATCCTGGTCAGGATTCTGGAATGAGGATTTATCTAACCTTTAGATTTTCTAGTTTACCAGGTGACCAAAAAAAGTGAATGTATTTCTAAAGGTGGACAAATTTACTTCCCATTTGGGGTACATctcaaaatgcatataaataaatatattgcacAATTTCCAATCTTTGGAGCAGATATTCAGAACAAGTAACACATACATATGCAATTATGATAATCAGTCGACTGAATACATGTGCCTCACAGGTATATATATTTGATGTCTCTTACTGTGACAGAGTCATGTTTTATGAATTAGTTTAACTCCAAGACTGTCTCAAAGGCAATCAGTAGCTGTTTTTGAAATTGCCTGCAATCTGAGACTTTTTCTGGGTTCCACTTCTCTCTTCTTAATCCTATTTAGGTTTCCCAAAAATTTCAAAGCATCTTCATGGAGCAACAGAGAATGCAAACATTTCCAGATTATGATGCTGAGATAGCTAAAGTGGAGAATTTGGGTTTGGCAGGACCTGATATGGCCTTGAAAAAGAGAGCTAACTGGATTTCCTTTATAAAGGTAAGGAGACCTGTGGTGACAGTCACCTGTCACAAAGTATCTTCCGCCCAGGCCAGACAACTTGGCAGCACCAGGTCTGTCACATTCCTATTGTCCCCTCTCCTCAACGCCCTGAGCAAACTGTCCCATAGGACCAAGGGTAGGTCCCTGGCCTTGTACACCAGGTTCCCCCATCTCCTTCATGCCTTGGGTCTGTGTTGAAGCTAGCCATGTTGACCTGCCTTCTGTGGAAAGTCCCCATATTCCTTTACTCTCTGTTGGGTCAGAACTCCATTCTTCTTGTTAGTGATCTTGGCTACTTGGCTAGAACCAGGAATAGAACTCAAAGATATAATTGGGTTGTATAAATCCAGCTTTTgagtcaataaatattcactgagtatATACTATGTGTCAGGAATGACCCTTGGTTCCAGAGATACACAATTCACAAACGATACACAAGTAAGCAGATTAAACAAGATGATTTGGGGTAGTGGTAAGTATAGTTTATCCTCATTGTTTGGGGAAGCTGTGTTCTATAAAATTGTCACAAACACTGAATTAacaaatactgaaccattgctcATAAGAGAAATACAAGGTTAGGTTCATCAACTGATTGATGCATAACCTTGCTTTATGtatatttctgtttaaagatactttaatatatgtttttaattcattaacaTTGATCTCATGGCCAAAAGCACTGTAACTCATGCCCAAAGCTTatcaaacataaatattttttctgtaagaCATATCATAGCCTCCTTGTACTTAGGACCACTAGGCAACCCTTCAGCACTATACTTAGGGTCCACTTTAAACAttgaaatcaccaacaaaaaacacaaaaatatagaaatgtgtCACTAACTAGACCacaaaaaggacacttgtttacagAATGAGAGCTGAAATAAGAAGGCTGAATGTCACCTTGTATGACCTCAGCTGGGGATGTGGAGTTGGGTGATGCAAATTTTTCACCATTCTCTGCATGTCCATAAATAACCAGGATAGATCTGCCagtattgattttggggttatgGCTACATTTTAGTAagaaaaatttgcaaatacaAAATCCATAAATAATGAGGATCCGCTATATTGTGTAGGAAAGAAGTCTTACTTGATAAAGAtgaatggaaggaaaggagagaaatcaaAGATTACTCCTAAGTAATGGGACTTGAGCAAATAGGTGATTGGTGTAGGAAAAGCCAGACTTTCTGTTCTAGATAAGTTATGAGTATATTGATGTATTTACAACTATAGAactaaattttgaaatatgccctGTTTATGGGTAAGGTAAAATTTTACATGTCGAGTCTTTGTGGGAGAACTTTTCTTGC
This genomic interval carries:
- the LOC105236769 gene encoding putative uncharacterized protein C6orf183, which gives rise to MDEIYKIASTERIQQLEKELAVQLTELKSEIEEQETRRDYSSVRMPKDISYFRRERELALKKTLQVAESKPLVVQADVMQRELESCLRREYTPENLPLLLLQKQVAYIMEEYNDALQRAERLSVARENFLMGKNNPSNLVTQEDLTIYTKWFVCHLHSLRTIHHYLQSLQYLPISKVLSIAVNEVAEAGQENEKICVDDINPNIQRSSSPDPGDTSISGLTRTEAAFFLPQHMTEREELTPQLGLLLSHFNIPYDVEELRDAAQEMELFNLVSQKFQSIFMEQQRMQTFPDYDAEIAKVENLGLAGPDMALKKRANWISFIKIKPKCDPWQKKILTKLKERRIDVLMQLQAKFLKKVTIVPALALSLCVILV